A genomic region of Pseudorca crassidens isolate mPseCra1 chromosome 10, mPseCra1.hap1, whole genome shotgun sequence contains the following coding sequences:
- the APPL1 gene encoding DCC-interacting protein 13-alpha isoform X2, with protein MPGIDKLPIEETLEDSPQTRSLLGVFEEDATAISNYMNQLYQAMHRIYDAQNELSAATHLTSKLLKEYEKQRFPLGGDDEVMSSTLQQFSKVIDELSSCHAVLSTQLADAMMFPITQFKERDLKEILTLKEVFQIASNDHDAAINRYSRLSKKRENDKVKYEVTEDVYTSRKKQHQTMMHYFCALNTLQYKKKIALLEPLLGYMQAQISFFKMGSENLNDQLEEFLTNIGTSVQNVRREMDSDVETMQQTIEDLEVASDPLYVPDPDPTKFPVNRNLTRKAGYLNARNKTGLVSSTWDRQFYFTQGGNLMSQARGDVAGGLAMDIDNCSVMAVDCEDRRYCFQITSFDGKKSSILQAESKKDHEEWICTINNISKQIYLSENPEEIAARVNQSALEAVTPSPSFQQRHESLRPAGQSRPLTARTSSSGSIGSEPTNLAALSLDSLVAPDTPIQFDIISPVCEDQPGQAKASGQGGRRTNPFGESGGGTKSETEDSILHQLFIVRFLGSMEVKSDDNPDVVYETMRQILAARAIHNIFRMTESHLLVSCDCLKLIDPQTQVTRLMFPLPSVVLYATHQENKRLFGFVLRTSGGRSESNLSSVCYIFESNNEGEKICDSVGLAKQIALHAELDLEEQSRLIAASSRPNQASSEGQFVVLSSSQSEESDLGEEGKKRESEA; from the exons ACAAGGTCTTTACTGGGTGTATTTGAAGAAGATGCTACAGCTATTTCCAACTATATGAACCAGTTGTATCAAGCTATGCATCGGATTTATGATGCACAG AACGAATTAAGTGCAGCAACACACCTGacttcaaaacttttaaaagaatatgaaaaacag CGTTTTCCACTGGGGGGTGATGATGAAGTTATGAGTTCTACTTTGCAACAGTTTTCAAAAGTTATAGATGAG CTTAGCTCTTGTCATGCGGTACTTTCAACACAGCTTGCTGATGCCATGATGTTCCCCATTACCCAGTTTAAAGAAAGAGATCTGAAAG AAATATTGACATTAAAGGAAGTGTTTCAGATTGCTAGTAATG ATCATGATGCTGCAATTAACAGATATAGCAGATtgtcaaaaaaaagagaaaacgacAAG GTGAAGTATGAAGTAACAGAAGATGTCTACACTTCCAGAAAAAAACAACACCAGACCATGATGCATTATTTTTGTGCATTAAATACTCttcaatacaaaaagaaaatagcattGTTAGAACCTCTACTTGGGTACATGCAAGCTCAG ATAAGTTTCTTTAAGATGGGTTCTGAAAATCTCAATGACCAACTGGAAGAATTCTTAACTAATATTGGAACAAGTGTACAGAA TGTTCGCAGGGAAATGGACAGCGATGTAGAGACCATGCAGCAAACAATAGAGGATTTGGAAGTAGCCAGTGACCCCTTGTATGTGCCTGACCCAGATCCCACAAAATTTCCTGTTAATCGAAACTTAACCCGAAAGGCTGGATACCTTAATGCTAGGAA TAAAACAGGCTTGGTGTCATCTACCTGGGacagacagttttacttcacACAGGGTGGAAACCTAATGAGTCAGGCCCGTGGGGACGTAGCAGGAGGCCTGGCCATGGACATAGACAACTGTTCAGTAATGGCTGTGGACTGTGAAGACAGGCGATACTGTTTTCAGATCACTTCTTTTGATGGCAAAAA gtctTCAATTTTGCAAGCAGAGAGTAAAAAAGACCATGAAGAG TGGATCTGTACAATAAATAACATATCTAAACAGATATATTTAAGTGAAAACCCAgag gaaattgcTGCACGGGTAAATCAGTCAGCTTTGGAAGCTGTCACTCCTTCCCCGTCTTTCCAGCAGAGGCACGAGAGCCTGCGGCCAGCAGG ACAATCTCGGCCACTGACAGCTCGAACCAGCAGTTCAGGATCCATAGGATCTGAGCCCACAAATTTGGCTGCCCTCTCTCTAGATTCTCTCGTTGCTCCAGACACCCCAATACAGTTTGACATCATTTCTCCTGTGTGTGAAGATCAGCCTGGCCAGGCAAAAGCCTCTGGCCAGGGAGGCAG gCGTACAAATCCATTTGGAGAATCTGGAGGAGGTACAAAATCTGAAACTGAAG ATTCTATTCTTCATCAGTTGTTTATTGTCCGATTCCTTGGTTCTATGGAGGTGAAATCAGATGACAATCCAGATGTTGTTTATGAAACAATGCGCCAAATCTTAGCTGCCCGGGCCATCCATAACATCTTTCGTATGACAGAATCACATTTATTAGTCTCTTGTGATTGTTTAAA gtTAATTGATCCACAGACACAAGTTACAAGGCTCATG TTTCCATTACCCAGTGTAGTTTTGTATGCTACACACCAGGAAAATAAGAGGCTTTTTGGATTTGTTCTTCGGACATCAGGAGGGAGAAGTGAAAGTAATCTGTCATCAGTCTGCTATATATTTGAATCAAACAATGAGGGTGAAAAG ATTTGTGATTCTGTTGGACTGGCAAAACAGATAGCTTTGCATGCAGAACTG GACTTAGAAGAACAAAGTCGGTTGATAGCTGCTTCCAGTAGACCAAACCAAGCCAGTAGTGAGGGGCAGTTTGTTGTCCTTAGCAGTAGCCAGTCAGAAGAGAGTGATttgggagaagaaggaaagaagagagaatcaGAAGCATAA
- the APPL1 gene encoding DCC-interacting protein 13-alpha isoform X3 — MPGIDKLPIEETLEDSPQTRSLLGVFEEDATAISNYMNQLYQAMHRIYDAQNELSAATHLTSKLLKEYEKQRFPLGGDDEVMSSTLQQFSKVIDELSSCHAVLSTQLADAMMFPITQFKERDLKEILTLKEVFQIASNDHDAAINRYSRLSKKRENDKVKYEVTEDVYTSRKKQHQTMMHYFCALNTLQYKKKIALLEPLLGYMQAQISFFKMGSENLNDQLEEFLTNIGTSVQNVRREMDSDVETMQQTIEDLEVASDPLYVPDPDPTKFPVNRNLTRKAGYLNARKSSILQAESKKDHEEWICTINNISKQIYLSENPEEIAARVNQSALEAVTPSPSFQQRHESLRPAGQSRPLTARTSSSGSIGSEPTNLAALSLDSLVAPDTPIQFDIISPVCEDQPGQAKASGQGGRRTNPFGESGGGTKSETEDSILHQLFIVRFLGSMEVKSDDNPDVVYETMRQILAARAIHNIFRMTESHLLVSCDCLKLIDPQTQVTRLMFPLPSVVLYATHQENKRLFGFVLRTSGGRSESNLSSVCYIFESNNEGEKICDSVGLAKQIALHAELDRRASEKQKEIERVKEKQQKELSKQKQIEKDLEEQSRLIAASSRPNQASSEGQFVVLSSSQSEESDLGEEGKKRESEA; from the exons ACAAGGTCTTTACTGGGTGTATTTGAAGAAGATGCTACAGCTATTTCCAACTATATGAACCAGTTGTATCAAGCTATGCATCGGATTTATGATGCACAG AACGAATTAAGTGCAGCAACACACCTGacttcaaaacttttaaaagaatatgaaaaacag CGTTTTCCACTGGGGGGTGATGATGAAGTTATGAGTTCTACTTTGCAACAGTTTTCAAAAGTTATAGATGAG CTTAGCTCTTGTCATGCGGTACTTTCAACACAGCTTGCTGATGCCATGATGTTCCCCATTACCCAGTTTAAAGAAAGAGATCTGAAAG AAATATTGACATTAAAGGAAGTGTTTCAGATTGCTAGTAATG ATCATGATGCTGCAATTAACAGATATAGCAGATtgtcaaaaaaaagagaaaacgacAAG GTGAAGTATGAAGTAACAGAAGATGTCTACACTTCCAGAAAAAAACAACACCAGACCATGATGCATTATTTTTGTGCATTAAATACTCttcaatacaaaaagaaaatagcattGTTAGAACCTCTACTTGGGTACATGCAAGCTCAG ATAAGTTTCTTTAAGATGGGTTCTGAAAATCTCAATGACCAACTGGAAGAATTCTTAACTAATATTGGAACAAGTGTACAGAA TGTTCGCAGGGAAATGGACAGCGATGTAGAGACCATGCAGCAAACAATAGAGGATTTGGAAGTAGCCAGTGACCCCTTGTATGTGCCTGACCCAGATCCCACAAAATTTCCTGTTAATCGAAACTTAACCCGAAAGGCTGGATACCTTAATGCTAGGAA gtctTCAATTTTGCAAGCAGAGAGTAAAAAAGACCATGAAGAG TGGATCTGTACAATAAATAACATATCTAAACAGATATATTTAAGTGAAAACCCAgag gaaattgcTGCACGGGTAAATCAGTCAGCTTTGGAAGCTGTCACTCCTTCCCCGTCTTTCCAGCAGAGGCACGAGAGCCTGCGGCCAGCAGG ACAATCTCGGCCACTGACAGCTCGAACCAGCAGTTCAGGATCCATAGGATCTGAGCCCACAAATTTGGCTGCCCTCTCTCTAGATTCTCTCGTTGCTCCAGACACCCCAATACAGTTTGACATCATTTCTCCTGTGTGTGAAGATCAGCCTGGCCAGGCAAAAGCCTCTGGCCAGGGAGGCAG gCGTACAAATCCATTTGGAGAATCTGGAGGAGGTACAAAATCTGAAACTGAAG ATTCTATTCTTCATCAGTTGTTTATTGTCCGATTCCTTGGTTCTATGGAGGTGAAATCAGATGACAATCCAGATGTTGTTTATGAAACAATGCGCCAAATCTTAGCTGCCCGGGCCATCCATAACATCTTTCGTATGACAGAATCACATTTATTAGTCTCTTGTGATTGTTTAAA gtTAATTGATCCACAGACACAAGTTACAAGGCTCATG TTTCCATTACCCAGTGTAGTTTTGTATGCTACACACCAGGAAAATAAGAGGCTTTTTGGATTTGTTCTTCGGACATCAGGAGGGAGAAGTGAAAGTAATCTGTCATCAGTCTGCTATATATTTGAATCAAACAATGAGGGTGAAAAG ATTTGTGATTCTGTTGGACTGGCAAAACAGATAGCTTTGCATGCAGAACTG GATCGCAGggcatcagaaaaacaaaaagaaatagagagagTAAAAGAGAAGCAACAGAAAGAACtcagtaaacaaaaacaaattgaaaag GACTTAGAAGAACAAAGTCGGTTGATAGCTGCTTCCAGTAGACCAAACCAAGCCAGTAGTGAGGGGCAGTTTGTTGTCCTTAGCAGTAGCCAGTCAGAAGAGAGTGATttgggagaagaaggaaagaagagagaatcaGAAGCATAA
- the APPL1 gene encoding DCC-interacting protein 13-alpha isoform X1, translating into MPGIDKLPIEETLEDSPQTRSLLGVFEEDATAISNYMNQLYQAMHRIYDAQNELSAATHLTSKLLKEYEKQRFPLGGDDEVMSSTLQQFSKVIDELSSCHAVLSTQLADAMMFPITQFKERDLKEILTLKEVFQIASNDHDAAINRYSRLSKKRENDKVKYEVTEDVYTSRKKQHQTMMHYFCALNTLQYKKKIALLEPLLGYMQAQISFFKMGSENLNDQLEEFLTNIGTSVQNVRREMDSDVETMQQTIEDLEVASDPLYVPDPDPTKFPVNRNLTRKAGYLNARNKTGLVSSTWDRQFYFTQGGNLMSQARGDVAGGLAMDIDNCSVMAVDCEDRRYCFQITSFDGKKSSILQAESKKDHEEWICTINNISKQIYLSENPEEIAARVNQSALEAVTPSPSFQQRHESLRPAGQSRPLTARTSSSGSIGSEPTNLAALSLDSLVAPDTPIQFDIISPVCEDQPGQAKASGQGGRRTNPFGESGGGTKSETEDSILHQLFIVRFLGSMEVKSDDNPDVVYETMRQILAARAIHNIFRMTESHLLVSCDCLKLIDPQTQVTRLMFPLPSVVLYATHQENKRLFGFVLRTSGGRSESNLSSVCYIFESNNEGEKICDSVGLAKQIALHAELDRRASEKQKEIERVKEKQQKELSKQKQIEKDLEEQSRLIAASSRPNQASSEGQFVVLSSSQSEESDLGEEGKKRESEA; encoded by the exons ACAAGGTCTTTACTGGGTGTATTTGAAGAAGATGCTACAGCTATTTCCAACTATATGAACCAGTTGTATCAAGCTATGCATCGGATTTATGATGCACAG AACGAATTAAGTGCAGCAACACACCTGacttcaaaacttttaaaagaatatgaaaaacag CGTTTTCCACTGGGGGGTGATGATGAAGTTATGAGTTCTACTTTGCAACAGTTTTCAAAAGTTATAGATGAG CTTAGCTCTTGTCATGCGGTACTTTCAACACAGCTTGCTGATGCCATGATGTTCCCCATTACCCAGTTTAAAGAAAGAGATCTGAAAG AAATATTGACATTAAAGGAAGTGTTTCAGATTGCTAGTAATG ATCATGATGCTGCAATTAACAGATATAGCAGATtgtcaaaaaaaagagaaaacgacAAG GTGAAGTATGAAGTAACAGAAGATGTCTACACTTCCAGAAAAAAACAACACCAGACCATGATGCATTATTTTTGTGCATTAAATACTCttcaatacaaaaagaaaatagcattGTTAGAACCTCTACTTGGGTACATGCAAGCTCAG ATAAGTTTCTTTAAGATGGGTTCTGAAAATCTCAATGACCAACTGGAAGAATTCTTAACTAATATTGGAACAAGTGTACAGAA TGTTCGCAGGGAAATGGACAGCGATGTAGAGACCATGCAGCAAACAATAGAGGATTTGGAAGTAGCCAGTGACCCCTTGTATGTGCCTGACCCAGATCCCACAAAATTTCCTGTTAATCGAAACTTAACCCGAAAGGCTGGATACCTTAATGCTAGGAA TAAAACAGGCTTGGTGTCATCTACCTGGGacagacagttttacttcacACAGGGTGGAAACCTAATGAGTCAGGCCCGTGGGGACGTAGCAGGAGGCCTGGCCATGGACATAGACAACTGTTCAGTAATGGCTGTGGACTGTGAAGACAGGCGATACTGTTTTCAGATCACTTCTTTTGATGGCAAAAA gtctTCAATTTTGCAAGCAGAGAGTAAAAAAGACCATGAAGAG TGGATCTGTACAATAAATAACATATCTAAACAGATATATTTAAGTGAAAACCCAgag gaaattgcTGCACGGGTAAATCAGTCAGCTTTGGAAGCTGTCACTCCTTCCCCGTCTTTCCAGCAGAGGCACGAGAGCCTGCGGCCAGCAGG ACAATCTCGGCCACTGACAGCTCGAACCAGCAGTTCAGGATCCATAGGATCTGAGCCCACAAATTTGGCTGCCCTCTCTCTAGATTCTCTCGTTGCTCCAGACACCCCAATACAGTTTGACATCATTTCTCCTGTGTGTGAAGATCAGCCTGGCCAGGCAAAAGCCTCTGGCCAGGGAGGCAG gCGTACAAATCCATTTGGAGAATCTGGAGGAGGTACAAAATCTGAAACTGAAG ATTCTATTCTTCATCAGTTGTTTATTGTCCGATTCCTTGGTTCTATGGAGGTGAAATCAGATGACAATCCAGATGTTGTTTATGAAACAATGCGCCAAATCTTAGCTGCCCGGGCCATCCATAACATCTTTCGTATGACAGAATCACATTTATTAGTCTCTTGTGATTGTTTAAA gtTAATTGATCCACAGACACAAGTTACAAGGCTCATG TTTCCATTACCCAGTGTAGTTTTGTATGCTACACACCAGGAAAATAAGAGGCTTTTTGGATTTGTTCTTCGGACATCAGGAGGGAGAAGTGAAAGTAATCTGTCATCAGTCTGCTATATATTTGAATCAAACAATGAGGGTGAAAAG ATTTGTGATTCTGTTGGACTGGCAAAACAGATAGCTTTGCATGCAGAACTG GATCGCAGggcatcagaaaaacaaaaagaaatagagagagTAAAAGAGAAGCAACAGAAAGAACtcagtaaacaaaaacaaattgaaaag GACTTAGAAGAACAAAGTCGGTTGATAGCTGCTTCCAGTAGACCAAACCAAGCCAGTAGTGAGGGGCAGTTTGTTGTCCTTAGCAGTAGCCAGTCAGAAGAGAGTGATttgggagaagaaggaaagaagagagaatcaGAAGCATAA